The following proteins are encoded in a genomic region of Gouania willdenowi chromosome 6, fGouWil2.1, whole genome shotgun sequence:
- the iqub gene encoding IQ and ubiquitin-like domain-containing protein isoform X8, which yields MEMSSTKPDSHPLRPRPPPEHDSMPDVITVQVQTDEGQIKEVVVEIERPRQQMAFLGGFRHRLTGVEYHHAATQNIPKKRPDRGMDVFSREIQTTQWRSQAQQCQTEVSTQMTGIGCYVSCMKDKLITPRKYVTAEEYHARRLKAVIRLQSWARRWLAQQYVERLRQARNRRLAWIEMMEQKRIQEKEDELWDRRQRWMNPQKREDLNLLYQALQRWRMEEEQQINSTLQGAERKAALCSLSEQETQFIAAIGRHHIFIQNNNYDKFVRNFLEKSAAPLQWQAADGRMIEVDNPDTIRGRELRDLYNRVNQSAISHDQRLEVLMTLKNTVKQEHNGQLSRDILDLIDREVDLMSRGVRTRNLEGLRRRICTLFLQYIRTPAFNPIAEHLKVPQDPSQLKNSLFLCPQCQRYLRSKDFPLFAGVSQTSKCRACTELNNIAHSRVDLSCYKNILMRLRVDEQQINKECKIPFLLQVEDIQHLVMVIWGSQSALSASDDIYNLVFVRWERDKDWSPWNCILLSKEETSAHLSLDDVNKVYGESFIQEIKYKHSRARLHFSHMTKDLDPAPAAAPGNQVVSKQIVTAMGNHAADATQESAH from the exons ATGAAGGGCAGATCAaggaggtggtggtggagaTAGAGCGACCTCGCCAGCAGATGGCCTTCCTTGGAGGCTTCAGGCACCGACTGACAGGTGTGGAGTACCATCACGCTGCAACCCAGAACATACCGAAGAAGAGACCTGACAGGGGAATGGATGTCTTTTCACGGGAGATCCAG ACAACACAGTGGAGGTCTCAGGCTCAGCAGTGTCAGACCGAAGTCTCCACTCAGATGACTGGGATTGGCTGCTATGTTTCCTGCATGAAAGACAAGCTAATCACTCCTAGGAAATACGTCACTGCTGAAGAGTACCATGCCAGGAGGCTAAAGGCG GTAATCCGTCTCCAGTCGTGGGCTCGGCGCTGGTTGGCTCAGCAATATGTTGAGCGTTTGAGGCAGGCACGAAACCGTCGCTTAGCCTGGATAGAGATGATGGAGCAGAAGAGAATTCAGGAGAAAGAGGATGAGCTCTGGGATCGCCGGCAACGCTGGATGAACCCACAGAAGAGAGAGGACCTCAACCTGCTGTACCAGGCTCTGCAGA ggtGGAGAATGGAGGAGGAGCAGCAGATCAATTCAACCCTACAAGGAGCTGAGAGAAAAGCTGCACTCTGTTCTTTGTCAGAGCAGGAGACGCAGTTCATCGCTGCAATCGGCCGCCATCACATTTTCATTCAGAACAACAACTATGACAAATTTGTCAGGAACTTTTTGGAAAAG TCTGCAGCTCCTCTTCAGTGGCAAGCAGCAGATGGCCGTATGATTGAGGTGGACAATCCAGATACCATCAGAGGCAGAGAACTGCGAGATCTCTACAACAGAGTCAACCAGTCTGCCATCAGCCATGATCAGAGGCTGGAGGTCCTCATGACactgaaaaacactgttaag CAGGAGCATAACGGCCAGTTGAGCCGAGACATACTGGATTTGATTGACAGGGAGGTGGACTTGATGAGCCGGGGGGTACGGACCAGAAATCTTGAGGGACTGAGGAGGAGGATCTGCACCTTGTTTCTGCAGTACATAAGGACACCAGCATTTAACCCTATTGCCGAACACCTAAAG GTTCCACAGGATCCTTCCCAGTTGAAGAATTCCTTGTTCCTCTGTCCACAATGCCAACGTTACCTGCGCTCCAAAGACTTCCCCTTGTTCGCTGGTGTCTCTCAGACTTCTAAGTGTCGTGCCTGCACAGAGCTGAATAACATAGCCCACTCACGTGTCGACTTGTCCTGCTACAAGAATATATTGATGAGACTGAGAGTCGATGAGcagcaaataaataaagagtGCAAGATTCCCTTCCTTCTGCAG GTAGAGGACATTCAGCACCTGGTGATGGTAATCTGGGGTTCTCAGTCGGCCCTGTCAGCGAGTGATGACATCTACAACCTGGTGTTTGTTCGTTGGGAGCGAGACAaagactggagcccctggaACTGTATTTTGCTGTCTAAAGAGGAGACCTCAGCTCACTTAAGTTTGGATGACGTCAACAAG GTGTACGGGGAGAGCTTCATCCAAGAGATCAAATACAAACATTCCCGAGCTCGTCTTCACTTCAGTCACATGACCAAGGACCTGGACCCTGCACCAGCTGCTGCTCCTGGAAACCAAGTCGTCTCCAAGCAAATTGTCACGGCGATGGGCAACCATGCTGCTGATGCTACACAGGAGTCAGCTCATTAA